The genome window CGGTGTCGAGGTCGTGACGATTGATCCCGAGGCCTTCTCATTCGGCCGGTCGCTGAACCTCGGCTGCGCCGCAGCCACCGGGGATGTGATCGTGATCGCCAGCGCCCACGTGCGGCCGGTCTTCGACACCTGGCTGGAGATGCTCACCGCTCCACTCGGAGACGACCGAGTCGCCCTCGCCTACGGTCGGCAGCAGGGCGACCACCGCACGCGCTATTCAGAAGCGCAGATCCTGTCTCGCTGGTTCCCCGATCAGTCCGACATGCAGCAGGACCATCCGTTCTGCAACAACGCGAACGCCGCGATCCGACGGGAGTCATGGCGGTCACAGCCCTACGACGAGCAACTGACCGGTCTCGAGGATCTCGAGTGGGCTCGTCACGCCGTGGAGAAGGGCCAGTGCATCGCCTACGTGGCTGAGGCGCCGGTCATCCACGTCCACCAGGAGACATGGTCACAGGTCGCAAATCGCTACCGCCGCGAGGCATCGGCACACCGGCGCATCTTCCACGACCACCGAATCGGCGTCCTTGAGGCTATCCGGCTGTTCGCGGCCAACGTCGCCAGCGACTACTACCATGCGATTCGGGATGGGGTGCTCTTCTCGAACCTGGCGTCGATCCCGGCCTTCCGGGCCGCGCAGTTCTGGGGCACGTATCACGGGTTCGCGCAACAGGGGGTCGTCTCGGCCGCTGTCAGGCGCCGCTTCTACTACCCCCGAGGCTTCAAAGCCACCAAGGGGGACCCGGCCGCCGATGTCGGCTCGCCGATCGTCTACGAGGAGCGTCCCGACTCGTGACGGGTCGCCTGATCGACATCAGCGTGCCGCTCGAGACTGCGCTGCCGACCTGGCCGGGCAGCCGGGGGCATCGCACCTTTCGGACGATGGCCATCGAATCAGGCGACGCGGCGAACGTGACCCAGCTCGAGATGGACGTCCACACCGGCACGCACGTCGAGAACTCACTGCACTTCCTGGCCGACGGCTCGCCGTTGGCGGCGGTGGCCCTCGAGCGGCTGGTGGGTCCGGCGCTGGTGGCGGAGATCGCGGGACCGGCCGTGACGCCGGCGACGCTCGAGGAAGCCGCGATTCCGCCCCACACCTCGCGGCTCCTGCTGAAGACCACGAACTCGGCGCTGTGGCATGCCCTTGATCCGGCCTTTGATCCGAGCTACGTCGCCCTGACCGAGGAGGCAGCCCATTGGCTGGTCGACCACGATGTCGAGGTGGTCGGCATCGATTACCTCTCGGTCCAGCGATTCGAGGACTCGCCGGAGACGCACCGGATCCTGATGCGCGCGGGGATCACCATCATCGAGGGCCTCGACCTGACGAATGCATCGGCGGGGATCTATGACATGGTCTGCCTGCCGCTGCACCTTTCGCAGGCCGAGGCTGCCCCGGCGCGTGTGATCCTGATCGATCGCAAGCCGGCCACATGAGTCCGCGCATCGTTGCCCTGGTTCCAATGCGCCACGACAGTGAGCGGGTCCCTGGCAAGAACTACCGCCCGCTGGGCGGCCGTCCCCTGTTCCATCACATCGTCAGCACGCTCCTTGCGTGCCCTGACATCGATCAGATCGTGATTGACACCGACAGCGAGCTGATCCGGGCGGATGCCGCCGTCTCCTTCCCCGACGTGCGCGTGGTCGAGCGACCGGAGCACCTGCGAGCCGGCACGGTGCCGATGAACGATGTCCTGCTGCATGACACCGGCCTGGTGCAGGCCGACCTGTACCTGCAGACGCACAGCACCAACCCGCTGCTGCGCGCGACCACGATCTCGGCCGCCATCGGGCAATTCGTCGACGACGGACCCGATCACGACTCGCTCTTCGGAGTCACTCGGCTGCAGACGCGACTGTGGAGTGCTGACGGGCAGCCGCTGAACCACGATCCGGCCGCCCTGGTGCGGACCCAGGATCTGGAGCCCGTCTTCGAGGAGAACTCGTGCATCTACCTGTTCACCCGGGAACTGCTGGTGGAGCGGGGGACCCGCATCGGGGCGCGGCCGATGCTGTACGAGATCCCGCGCGACGAAGCGTGGGATATCGACGAGGAGATCGACTTCGAGGTGGTGAGCGCGCTCTTCGCAGGACGTTCCGCCGATGAGTGACCTCGCCGTCCTGGTCACCTGCCCACCGATGCAGCGTACGGTGGCGGACTGGAAGGGTCGCTTCGATGCGCTGGGGATCGAGGTTGGGATGCCGGCCGTGGTCCAGCAGCTGACTCCAGCGGACCTGCTCACGCTCCTTCCGCGCTTCGATGGGATGATCGCCGGAGACGACCCCCTGACGGCGGAAGTGCTGGAGAACGCCCCCCGACTGCGGGTCGTGTCGAAGTGGGGGATCGGGCTGGACAGCATCGATCTCCGTGCGGCCGAACAGCTCGGCATCCGGGTCACCAACACGCCGGACAGCTTCGGCGACGAGGTTGCCGACGTGGCCATCGGCTACATGGTCATGCTCGCTCGACAGCTGCACCGCATCGACCGATCGGTGCGCGAAGGGAGGTGGGAGAAGCCACAGGGCATCTCGCTCGCGGGGCGGACCCTCGGCATCGTGGGGCTCGGTTCGATCGGGCGCGCCGTTGCGGTCCGCGGAATCGCCATGGGGATGAACGTGATCGGTCACGAGATCTTCGAGCCCAATGCCAGGCGCGCAGCCGAGCTCGGCGTCCAGGTGCTCGATCTCGAGACCCTGATCGCCGATTCCGACCTGGTGTCGCTGCATTGCCCCCTGACCGATCAGAATCGACACATGATCGACGCTGCACGGCTCTCGCGGATGCGACCCGGCGCCTATCTGCTCAATACCGCACGCGGACCCCTCATCGACGAGGCAGCCCTGATCGACGCGCTTGAGTCGGGGCACCTGGCGGGTGCGGCGCTCGACGTCTTCGAGGAGGAGCCGCTGCCAACCTCGAGCCCGCTCGCCAGCATGGAGAACGTGGTCCTCGGCTCTCACAACGCCTCGAACACCCGCGAGGCGGTGACCCGTGTCAATGAGCTGGCGATCGAGAACGTGCTGAAGGGGATTGCGGAGGTGACGCGATGACGAACGACGCAAGCCCGAAGGTGGTGGTGATCACCGGCGTGGCGGGAGGCATCGGCGCGGCCGCGGCACGCGCCTTCAGCCAGGCGGGGTGGGCCGTGGCCGGCCTCGACCTTGCCGACTCCGGACCACCCGAGGTCGATCCGTACGCGTCGATCGATCTCGCCGGCCCCGAGGTGGAGGCAGAGATGCAGGCCTTCTTCGACGCCCTGCCCCGCATCGACGCCCTCGTCAATAACGCAGCCCTCCAGATCGTCAAGCCGCTGCGAGACACGACAACTGCAGAGTGGGACCAGGTATTGGCGGTGAACCTGCGTGCCGCCTTCCTGGCCATCCGGCTCGCACATGGCCAGCTCAAGCGCAGCAAGGGCGTCGTGGTCAACATCGCTTCCGTGCACGCGGTCGCCACCTCGGCCGGCATGGCCGCCTATGCCGCGTCGAAGGGTGGGCTGCTGGCCCTCACGCGGGCGGCGGCCGTCGAGCTCGCGCCCGAGGGGATCCGGGTCAACGCACTCCTGCCCGGCGCGGTCGACACCCCGATGTTGCGCGCCGGAGCCGCACGATTCGAGGACGGCATCGACCATATCGGCCTGCGGACGCCCCTGGGTCGGGTGGCGAACGCGGACGAGGTCGCGCGCTCAATCGTGTTCCTGGCCGGACCCGATGCGGCCTATGTGACCGGTGCGACCCTCACCGTGGACGGAGGGGTCCTTGCGGCCCTGAGCAGCGAATGAGCGCGAGCAGCGAATGAGCGCGATCAGCGAGCCGGTCAAGCGCCTCCTGCGGACGACACTCGGAGCCGAGCGCGGCGATCGGATCATCGGCACGCTGGTGGACGCAAAGTCGCGCGTCGAGTACGCGCTGAGCCCGAGCGGACGCCGATCGTCCGCGCAGCTGGCGCGCATGCGGGATCGGCACGCCGGCGAGCGGTGCGTGATCGTCGGGAACGGGCCGAGCCTCAGAGAGATGGACCTGGCGCCGCTGCGGTCGGAGGAGACCTTCGGGTTGAACCGGGGCTACCTCCTGTTCCAGAAGCTGGGCTTTGCACCCACCTATCTCGTCGCCATCAACGCGAACGTGGTCGACCAGTTCGCGAGTGAGATCCTCGCCGAAAGCAGCACGACGTTCGTCAGCTGGCATACTCGACGCTTCCTGCCCAGAGGTCATCGGGCAATTCTGATGAGGCCCGTGCGTGGGCCTCTCTTCTCGACAGATCCCGCTCGAGGGATCTGGGGCGGCGCGACGGTGACGTTTGCGGCACTGCAGCTCGCCTACCACATGGGGTTCTCAGAGGTGGTCCTGATCGGCGTCGACCATTCCTTCAGCACCCCGGGCCCGGCACACCAGCTCGTCACCTCTTCGGGGGACGACCCGAACCATTTCGACCCGAGCTACTTCGGAAAGGGGGTGCGGTGGGAGCTGCCCAATCTGCCCTTGTCGGAGGTCGCGTACCGGCTGGCGCGGAAGGCCTTCGAGGCCGATGGGCGGCGGATCCTGGATGCGACGGTGGGCGGAAAGCTGACTGTCTTTCCCAAGGTCGAGCTGGAGGCGGCGCTACGCCCCCGCGCCGATCCTCATCAGGGCAGCTCGCTTGAACCCGCCGCCGTGCGGCCATCATCGTAGACACGCCGAGGTCGTATCCGATTCACGACCGCGCGGAGCCATGCGGGCATCAGGTGGAAGGTCCACGAAAAGACGGGCTGCAGCCGGACCAGGATAGCCCCCGGCCCTCGGGCATACCGTCGCCTGACCCGATGCGTCTCCCCCGCGGCAATATCGCGGTCGCGGGTGGTCTTCGCGTCGGCGTGAATCGTGGCCTCGGCCAGCGTGCGATTGAGCATGACCGGTGGAGCGATACGCGTCAGTCGCAGGAAGAGGTCCAGATCCATCGAGTAATGTAGCGACTCGTCCAGCAGGCCGACCGCCTCGACGGCGGACCTTCGAAAGAAGGCGCTCGTCAGCGGGATCTGCTGGTGAGAGTAGTGCAGCGTTCGACGGTTGTAGGCGGACCCGATCGTTCCCAGCGGAGTGCCGTCGGCGTCGATTCGCTGCGTCAGACCGTAGATCAACAATGCCTCGGAATGCTCGACGAAGGCTTCGCCGATGGCGTGGAGGGCTCCGGGCAGATAGACGTCATCGGAATTCTGCCAGGCGATGATGTCGCCGCTGGCCATTCGCCACCCGGCGTTGATCGCGGCGGACTGTCCATGGTCGGGGCCGCTCGTCCAGAACGTCAGCCTGTCCGCATATTTCCGGATGATCTCGACGCTGCCATCCGTCGAGCCACCGTCCATGACGATGTACTCGAGGTTCGGATAGCCCTGCTCCAGGACCGATCGTATCGTTCGCTCGATGAACCGTCCCTGGTTGAATGACGGCGTCACGATGGTCATCGAGGGCAATTCGGCGGTCATCTCCGCGGGATTCTAGCCGAGGCGCGTCGATGCGGTCCCCGTCCAGCGAGGGCTCCTTCGCGCATTCGGCGTTGTCACGGTACCCTTAGGCGGATGCGGGGCATCCCTGCCCGCGTATGTTCAGCTGTCCACGCTCACCATCGCAGCCAGCCGTGCCGGCTGCGATCTGGGTAGACTCGACTCCATGGAGACCCCCGCGGCATGAAGGCAATTCCCCAA of Chloroflexota bacterium contains these proteins:
- a CDS encoding glycosyltransferase family 2 protein; its protein translation is MNSLSIVIRSFNEAEHIGSLLAGIGHQTLQPSQIVLVDSGSTDRTVEIAERFGVEVVTIDPEAFSFGRSLNLGCAAATGDVIVIASAHVRPVFDTWLEMLTAPLGDDRVALAYGRQQGDHRTRYSEAQILSRWFPDQSDMQQDHPFCNNANAAIRRESWRSQPYDEQLTGLEDLEWARHAVEKGQCIAYVAEAPVIHVHQETWSQVANRYRREASAHRRIFHDHRIGVLEAIRLFAANVASDYYHAIRDGVLFSNLASIPAFRAAQFWGTYHGFAQQGVVSAAVRRRFYYPRGFKATKGDPAADVGSPIVYEERPDS
- a CDS encoding cyclase family protein, encoding MTGRLIDISVPLETALPTWPGSRGHRTFRTMAIESGDAANVTQLEMDVHTGTHVENSLHFLADGSPLAAVALERLVGPALVAEIAGPAVTPATLEEAAIPPHTSRLLLKTTNSALWHALDPAFDPSYVALTEEAAHWLVDHDVEVVGIDYLSVQRFEDSPETHRILMRAGITIIEGLDLTNASAGIYDMVCLPLHLSQAEAAPARVILIDRKPAT
- a CDS encoding acylneuraminate cytidylyltransferase family protein, which encodes MSPRIVALVPMRHDSERVPGKNYRPLGGRPLFHHIVSTLLACPDIDQIVIDTDSELIRADAAVSFPDVRVVERPEHLRAGTVPMNDVLLHDTGLVQADLYLQTHSTNPLLRATTISAAIGQFVDDGPDHDSLFGVTRLQTRLWSADGQPLNHDPAALVRTQDLEPVFEENSCIYLFTRELLVERGTRIGARPMLYEIPRDEAWDIDEEIDFEVVSALFAGRSADE
- a CDS encoding phosphoglycerate dehydrogenase; translation: MSDLAVLVTCPPMQRTVADWKGRFDALGIEVGMPAVVQQLTPADLLTLLPRFDGMIAGDDPLTAEVLENAPRLRVVSKWGIGLDSIDLRAAEQLGIRVTNTPDSFGDEVADVAIGYMVMLARQLHRIDRSVREGRWEKPQGISLAGRTLGIVGLGSIGRAVAVRGIAMGMNVIGHEIFEPNARRAAELGVQVLDLETLIADSDLVSLHCPLTDQNRHMIDAARLSRMRPGAYLLNTARGPLIDEAALIDALESGHLAGAALDVFEEEPLPTSSPLASMENVVLGSHNASNTREAVTRVNELAIENVLKGIAEVTR
- a CDS encoding SDR family oxidoreductase: MTNDASPKVVVITGVAGGIGAAAARAFSQAGWAVAGLDLADSGPPEVDPYASIDLAGPEVEAEMQAFFDALPRIDALVNNAALQIVKPLRDTTTAEWDQVLAVNLRAAFLAIRLAHGQLKRSKGVVVNIASVHAVATSAGMAAYAASKGGLLALTRAAAVELAPEGIRVNALLPGAVDTPMLRAGAARFEDGIDHIGLRTPLGRVANADEVARSIVFLAGPDAAYVTGATLTVDGGVLAALSSE
- a CDS encoding 6-hydroxymethylpterin diphosphokinase MptE-like protein — translated: MSAISEPVKRLLRTTLGAERGDRIIGTLVDAKSRVEYALSPSGRRSSAQLARMRDRHAGERCVIVGNGPSLREMDLAPLRSEETFGLNRGYLLFQKLGFAPTYLVAINANVVDQFASEILAESSTTFVSWHTRRFLPRGHRAILMRPVRGPLFSTDPARGIWGGATVTFAALQLAYHMGFSEVVLIGVDHSFSTPGPAHQLVTSSGDDPNHFDPSYFGKGVRWELPNLPLSEVAYRLARKAFEADGRRILDATVGGKLTVFPKVELEAALRPRADPHQGSSLEPAAVRPSS
- a CDS encoding glycosyltransferase family 2 protein; amino-acid sequence: MTAELPSMTIVTPSFNQGRFIERTIRSVLEQGYPNLEYIVMDGGSTDGSVEIIRKYADRLTFWTSGPDHGQSAAINAGWRMASGDIIAWQNSDDVYLPGALHAIGEAFVEHSEALLIYGLTQRIDADGTPLGTIGSAYNRRTLHYSHQQIPLTSAFFRRSAVEAVGLLDESLHYSMDLDLFLRLTRIAPPVMLNRTLAEATIHADAKTTRDRDIAAGETHRVRRRYARGPGAILVRLQPVFSWTFHLMPAWLRAVVNRIRPRRVYDDGRTAAGSSELP